From Ochotona princeps isolate mOchPri1 chromosome X, mOchPri1.hap1, whole genome shotgun sequence, one genomic window encodes:
- the SLC25A14 gene encoding brain mitochondrial carrier protein 1 isoform X2 produces MGIFPGIILIFLRVKFATAAVIVSGHQKSATVSHEMSGLNWKPFVYGGLASIVAEFGTFPVDLTKTRLQVQGQSIDVRFKEIKYRGMFHALFRIYKEEGILALYSGIAPALLRQASYGTIKIGIYQSLKRLFVERLEDETLLINMICGVVSGVISSAIANPTDVLKIRMQAQGSLFQGSMIGSFIDIYQQEGTRGLWRGVVPTAQRAAIVVGVELPVYDITKKHLILSGVMGDTILTHFISSFTCGLAGALASNPVDVVRTRMMNQRAIVGHVDLYKGTLDGILKMWKHEGFFALYKGFWPNWLRLGPWNIIFFITYEQLKRLQI; encoded by the exons caCCAGAAAAGTGCCACTGTAAGCCATGAGATGTCTGGTCTGAATTGGAAACCCTTTGTATATGGCGGCCTTGCCTCTATTGTTGCAGAGTTTG GGACTTTCCCTGTGGATCTTACCAAAACACGACTTCAAGTCCAAGGCCAAAGCATTGATGTCCGCTTCAAAGAGATAAAGTATAGAGGGATGTTTCATGCCTTGTTTAGAATCTATAAAGAAGAAGGTATATTGGCTTTGTATTCAGG aattGCTCCTGCTTTACTAAGACAGGCATCATATGGCACCATTAAAATTGGGATTTACCAAAGCTTGAAGCGATTATTTGTAGAACGTTTAGAAG aTGAAACTCTTCTAATCAATATGATCTGTGGGGTAGTGTCAGGAGTGATATCTTCTGCTATAGCCAACCCCACTGATGTTCTAAAG ATCCGGATGCAGGCTCAAGGAAGCTTGTTCCAAGGGAGCATGATCGGCAGCTTCATTGACATATACCAGCAAGAAGGCACTAGGGGTCTGTGGAGG GGTGTGGTTCCAACTGCTCAGCGTGCCGCCATTGTCGTGGGAGTAGAGCTACCTGTTTACGACATTACCAAGAAACACTTAATACTGTCAGGAGTGATGGGGGACACAATTTTAACTCATTTTAT TTCCAGCTTTACGTGTGGCTTGGCTGGGGCTCTGGCATCCAATCCAGTTGATGTTGTGAGAACTCGCATGATGAACCAGAGGGCAATTGTGGGCCATGTAGACCTCTACAAGGGTACCTTGGATGGTATTTTGAAG ATGTGGAAACACGAGGGCTTTTTTGCGCTCTATAAAGGATTTTGGCCAAACTGGCTTCGACTTGGACCGTGGAACATCATT TTTTTTATTACATATGAGCAGCTCAAGAGGCTTCAAATCTAA